One window from the genome of Thermaerobacter marianensis DSM 12885 encodes:
- the uvsE gene encoding UV DNA damage repair endonuclease UvsE, with product MGGVRLHLGFVAICLSERDCSPAGSMTVAAASRLDPEARRYRLREIARRNLDNTLRILFFLKAHGIRLYRISANLIPLATHPLTSGWSWWDEPDLRAVGTRIGRTARETGVRLSSHLPEVCGAGSESQFRWLQAYLDYHRRLFDLLDLDERAKIVIHVGGRGGRGRAGLPALVETAARHLDRLDEWSRSRLVLENDDRTVDLVTALDLAERFDLPVAFDWHHHVCCPPPGFPDPRSADGVAALEPLVARAFRLWRDRPPKIHLSSPRDGKNPRAHADYVDPAFIAPLLEVLARLDVGEVDAMVEAKKKDLALFRLVQDFTGGRKG from the coding sequence GTGGGCGGCGTCCGGCTGCATCTGGGCTTCGTTGCCATCTGCCTCTCGGAGCGCGACTGCTCGCCTGCCGGCTCCATGACGGTGGCGGCCGCGTCGCGCCTCGACCCCGAAGCCCGTCGCTACCGCCTGCGCGAGATCGCCCGCCGCAACCTGGACAACACCCTGCGGATCCTGTTCTTCCTCAAGGCCCACGGCATCCGCCTCTACCGGATCTCGGCCAACCTGATCCCCCTGGCGACGCATCCGCTGACCTCCGGCTGGTCGTGGTGGGACGAACCGGACCTGCGCGCCGTAGGGACCAGGATCGGCCGCACGGCCAGGGAGACGGGCGTCCGCCTGAGCTCGCACTTGCCCGAGGTGTGCGGGGCCGGCAGCGAGAGCCAATTTCGCTGGCTCCAGGCCTACTTGGACTACCACCGCCGCCTGTTCGACCTCCTGGACCTGGACGAACGGGCCAAGATCGTGATCCACGTGGGCGGGCGCGGCGGCCGCGGGCGGGCGGGGCTCCCGGCGCTGGTCGAGACGGCGGCCCGCCACCTGGATCGGCTGGACGAGTGGTCCCGGTCCCGGCTCGTGCTGGAGAACGACGACCGGACGGTGGACCTGGTCACAGCCCTTGACCTGGCCGAGCGGTTCGACCTGCCGGTGGCCTTCGACTGGCACCATCACGTCTGCTGTCCACCGCCCGGCTTTCCCGACCCCCGCAGCGCCGACGGCGTGGCGGCCCTTGAACCCCTGGTGGCCCGCGCCTTCCGCCTGTGGCGCGACCGCCCGCCCAAGATCCACCTTTCGAGCCCGCGGGATGGCAAGAACCCTCGGGCCCATGCCGATTATGTGGACCCAGCCTTCATCGCGCCGCTGCTCGAGGTTCTGGCCCGCCTGGACGTCGGGGAAGTCGATGCGATGGTCGAGGCCAAGAAGAAGGACCTGGCCCTGTTCCGGTTGGTGCAGGATTTCACTGGCGGGCGAAAGGGATGA